A region of Jannaschia sp. W003 DNA encodes the following proteins:
- a CDS encoding NAD(P)-dependent oxidoreductase, whose translation MAACAFLGLGVMGGPMAGHLAKAGHAVTVYNRTAAKAEGWAAEHGGAHAATPREAAAGAAFVMACVGNDDDLRGVCLGDDGAFAGMERGAIFVDHTTVSAEVTRELATEAEALGIAYVDAPVSGGQAGAENGQLVVMCGGAEDAYAAAEPVIAAYAKACRRMGDVGAGQLTKMVNQICIAGLLQGLSEGMAFAKAAGLDGEAVVEVIQGGAAGSWQMVNRHKTMLAGEYEHGFAVDWMRKDLGICLREAENVGAPLPGTALVDQFYKDVQAMGGGRWDTSSLMARLEKLREG comes from the coding sequence ATGGCAGCGTGCGCGTTTCTGGGACTTGGCGTGATGGGCGGGCCGATGGCCGGGCATCTGGCGAAGGCGGGGCACGCGGTGACGGTGTACAACCGCACCGCCGCGAAGGCCGAAGGCTGGGCCGCCGAGCACGGCGGCGCCCATGCCGCCACGCCCCGCGAGGCGGCGGCGGGTGCCGCCTTCGTGATGGCCTGCGTGGGCAACGACGACGACCTGCGGGGCGTCTGCCTCGGGGACGACGGGGCCTTCGCGGGCATGGAGCGGGGCGCCATCTTCGTGGACCACACCACGGTCAGCGCCGAGGTGACGCGCGAGCTGGCCACGGAAGCGGAGGCGCTCGGCATCGCATACGTGGACGCCCCCGTCTCGGGCGGTCAGGCGGGCGCCGAGAACGGGCAGCTCGTGGTGATGTGCGGCGGGGCCGAGGACGCCTATGCGGCCGCCGAGCCGGTGATCGCGGCCTACGCCAAGGCCTGCCGGCGCATGGGGGACGTGGGCGCGGGGCAGCTCACGAAGATGGTGAACCAGATCTGCATCGCCGGGCTCCTGCAGGGCCTGAGCGAGGGCATGGCCTTCGCCAAGGCCGCCGGGCTGGACGGCGAGGCGGTGGTCGAGGTGATCCAGGGCGGCGCGGCTGGCTCGTGGCAGATGGTGAACCGGCACAAGACCATGCTCGCGGGCGAGTACGAGCACGGCTTCGCGGTGGACTGGATGCGCAAGGACCTCGGGATCTGCCTGCGCGAGGCCGAGAACGTGGGCGCTCCCCTGCCCGGCACGGCGCTGGTGGACCAGTTCTACAAGGACGTGCAGGCGATGGGCGGGGGACGGTGGGACACGTCCAGCCTGATGGCGCGGCTGGAGAAGTTGCGGGAGGGGTGA
- a CDS encoding ABC transporter permease, which translates to MLTYTFRRLAFAVPTLLIIAAAIFFLLELAPGDPMANVPLTVPSEVKEQMRQALGLGEPAPVRFMLWIRQFFWVEPLNVVDALFGTQFAAGELRIISWQNRAPVFTAIAERIPQTLWVVGTSYVVAILIAVPIGIYSAYRQYSLFDQAGTFITMVGFSVPPFFSGVLVIIIFSVQLGWFPTIYDTRHVVDDWDSFLVQVRQMVLPVMVLALQITSQLSRFMRASVLDNLNQDYVRTARAKGLVESRVILVHVLRNSLLPVVTVIALYVPAIFSGAIITEQIFKVNGIGQLLITALQANDWPMVQTLSFIFAVLIVVSNLIADLLYGVLDPRIRYD; encoded by the coding sequence GTGCTGACCTACACCTTCCGCCGCCTCGCCTTCGCGGTCCCCACGCTGCTGATCATCGCCGCCGCGATCTTCTTCCTGCTGGAGCTGGCGCCGGGCGATCCCATGGCCAACGTGCCCCTGACCGTTCCTTCCGAGGTCAAGGAGCAGATGCGCCAGGCCCTCGGCCTCGGCGAGCCGGCGCCCGTGCGCTTCATGCTCTGGATCCGCCAGTTCTTCTGGGTCGAGCCCCTCAACGTCGTGGACGCCCTGTTCGGCACGCAGTTCGCGGCCGGCGAGCTGCGTATCATCTCCTGGCAGAACCGCGCGCCCGTCTTCACCGCCATCGCCGAGCGTATCCCCCAGACCCTCTGGGTTGTCGGCACCTCCTACGTGGTCGCCATCCTGATCGCCGTGCCGATCGGCATCTACTCGGCCTACCGCCAGTACTCGCTGTTCGACCAGGCGGGCACGTTCATCACCATGGTGGGCTTCTCGGTGCCGCCCTTCTTCTCGGGCGTCCTCGTCATCATCATCTTCTCGGTGCAGCTCGGCTGGTTCCCGACCATCTACGACACCCGCCACGTGGTCGACGACTGGGACAGCTTCCTCGTGCAGGTCCGCCAGATGGTGCTGCCGGTGATGGTGCTGGCCCTCCAGATCACCTCGCAGCTGAGCCGCTTCATGCGCGCCTCCGTGCTCGACAACCTCAACCAGGACTACGTGCGCACGGCCCGCGCCAAGGGCCTCGTGGAGAGCCGCGTGATCCTCGTGCACGTCCTGCGCAACTCGCTCCTGCCGGTCGTCACCGTGATCGCACTGTACGTGCCGGCCATCTTCTCGGGCGCCATCATCACCGAGCAGATCTTCAAGGTGAACGGCATCGGCCAGCTCCTGATCACCGCGCTGCAGGCCAACGACTGGCCCATGGTGCAGACCCTGTCGTTCATCTTCGCCGTGCTGATCGTGGTCTCGAACTTGATCGCCGACCTGCTCTACGGCGTCCTCGACCCGCGGATCCGCTATGACTGA
- a CDS encoding penicillin acylase family protein has translation MERLFRWTFRIVVVGLIVAGAALATLLWLASRSLPDYERTLVVSGLEGRTEIVRDLHAIPHVFGESDADVFFGIGYAHAQDRLWQMTLLRRTAQGRLSEVFGQRTLRTDELLRRLGLYRAARLSAEAQDPETAAMLEAYAAGVNARIRSVNEDAEGRGAPEYFLFPPEVAPWQPADSIAIAKLMALQLTGAAAEETLRARASLALSPERLRDLHPEIPGDGTVVLAGMRDMFPTLDAPRQWAAAPRPALWPLAPRGLAGASNSFAVAGDRSASGGALLANDPHLGLTAPSIFYLARLELETGGVIGATVPGIPTIMLGRTERLGWGLTSTYLDDQDILIEQLDPDDAARYRTPDGFEPFETERSILRIADEAPVTLTLRRTRNGPVLTPAQFDVGAVTPPGHVAALSWTALSEEDTSLRAALGLMRAQSLEDALDAAAHAVAPAFNLAVADGRRIAMTVMGRQPDRDPAHQSEGRIPAPGWIDANTWRGLKPADANPRWVDPEGGLLGNTNNKLLDAPFPDHITFHWGDSQRVLRMEALMQQREIHTRQSLVDAQLDTVSPAARALLPLVGRDLWFTGEAAAEGTPERRRQVALDLLAAWNGEMSEHLPEPLIYAAWMRALQDRLLRDDLGPLAAEYTALEPLFIERVYRDIDGASAWCDVIQSTAQETCTAIARLALDDALQDLAERFGARVEGWRWGDAHEARHDHPVLGETPFLGGLVNIRQSSSGGDNTLQRGRTAGTGPDPFANVHAAAYRGVYDFADPESSVFISSTGQSGHFLSRHYDDLGVLWRRGEYIPMTLDPELARAGAVGVTVLVPG, from the coding sequence ATGGAGCGACTGTTCCGCTGGACCTTCCGCATCGTGGTGGTGGGACTGATCGTGGCGGGCGCCGCGCTGGCGACGCTGCTGTGGCTCGCCTCGCGCAGCCTCCCCGATTACGAGCGCACCCTCGTGGTCTCGGGGCTGGAGGGCCGCACCGAGATCGTGCGCGACCTCCACGCGATCCCCCACGTCTTCGGCGAGAGCGACGCGGACGTGTTCTTCGGCATCGGCTACGCCCACGCGCAGGACCGCCTCTGGCAGATGACGCTGCTGCGCCGCACCGCGCAGGGCCGCCTGTCCGAGGTGTTCGGGCAGCGCACCCTGCGCACCGACGAGCTCCTGCGCCGCCTCGGCCTCTACCGCGCCGCGCGCCTGTCCGCCGAGGCGCAGGACCCCGAGACCGCCGCCATGCTCGAGGCCTACGCCGCCGGCGTGAACGCGCGCATCCGCTCCGTGAACGAGGACGCCGAGGGGCGGGGCGCGCCCGAGTACTTCCTGTTCCCGCCCGAGGTCGCCCCGTGGCAGCCCGCCGACTCGATCGCCATCGCCAAGCTCATGGCGCTCCAGCTCACCGGCGCCGCCGCCGAGGAGACCCTGCGCGCCCGCGCCTCGCTCGCCCTGTCCCCCGAGCGCCTGCGCGACCTCCACCCCGAGATCCCCGGCGACGGCACCGTGGTGCTGGCGGGCATGCGCGACATGTTCCCCACGCTGGACGCCCCCCGCCAGTGGGCCGCCGCCCCGCGCCCCGCACTCTGGCCCCTGGCCCCGCGCGGGCTGGCGGGCGCCTCGAACAGCTTCGCCGTGGCCGGCGACCGCTCCGCCTCCGGGGGCGCGCTCCTGGCCAACGACCCGCACCTCGGCCTCACCGCCCCCTCGATCTTCTACCTCGCGCGCCTCGAGCTCGAGACCGGCGGCGTGATCGGCGCCACGGTCCCCGGCATTCCCACGATCATGCTCGGCCGCACCGAGCGCCTCGGCTGGGGCCTCACCTCCACCTACCTCGACGACCAGGACATCCTGATCGAGCAGCTCGACCCCGACGACGCCGCCCGCTACCGCACCCCGGACGGCTTCGAGCCCTTCGAGACCGAGCGCTCCATCCTGCGCATCGCGGACGAGGCTCCCGTCACGCTCACGCTCCGCCGCACCCGCAACGGCCCCGTGCTGACCCCGGCCCAGTTCGACGTTGGCGCCGTCACGCCCCCCGGCCACGTCGCCGCCCTGTCCTGGACCGCGCTGTCCGAGGAGGACACCTCGCTGCGCGCCGCCCTCGGCCTCATGCGCGCGCAAAGCCTCGAGGACGCCCTCGACGCCGCCGCCCACGCCGTGGCCCCCGCCTTCAACCTCGCCGTCGCCGACGGCCGGCGCATCGCCATGACCGTGATGGGCCGCCAGCCCGACCGCGACCCCGCCCACCAGTCCGAGGGCCGCATCCCCGCGCCCGGCTGGATCGACGCCAACACCTGGCGCGGCCTGAAACCCGCCGACGCCAACCCCCGCTGGGTCGACCCCGAGGGCGGCCTCCTCGGCAACACCAACAACAAGCTGCTCGACGCGCCCTTCCCGGACCACATCACCTTCCACTGGGGCGACAGCCAGCGCGTCCTGCGCATGGAGGCGCTCATGCAGCAGCGCGAGATCCACACCCGCCAGAGCCTCGTGGACGCCCAGCTCGACACCGTCAGCCCCGCCGCCCGCGCGCTCCTGCCCCTCGTGGGACGCGACCTGTGGTTCACCGGCGAGGCCGCCGCGGAAGGAACCCCCGAGCGCCGCCGCCAGGTCGCCCTCGACCTCCTCGCCGCCTGGAACGGCGAGATGAGCGAGCACCTGCCCGAGCCGCTCATCTACGCCGCCTGGATGCGCGCCCTGCAGGACCGCCTCCTGCGCGACGACCTCGGCCCATTGGCCGCCGAGTACACCGCCCTCGAGCCCCTCTTCATCGAGCGCGTCTACCGCGACATCGACGGCGCCTCGGCCTGGTGCGACGTGATCCAGTCCACCGCGCAGGAGACCTGCACCGCCATCGCCCGCCTCGCCCTCGACGATGCCCTCCAGGACCTCGCCGAGCGCTTCGGCGCCCGGGTCGAGGGCTGGCGCTGGGGCGACGCCCACGAGGCCCGCCACGACCACCCCGTCCTGGGCGAGACCCCGTTCCTCGGCGGCCTCGTGAACATCCGCCAGAGCTCCTCGGGCGGCGACAACACCCTCCAGCGCGGCCGCACGGCGGGCACCGGCCCCGACCCCTTCGCGAACGTGCATGCGGCGGCCTACCGCGGCGTCTACGACTTCGCCGACCCCGAATCCTCGGTCTTCATCAGCTCGACGGGCCAGTCCGGCCACTTCCTGTCGCGCCACTACGACGACCTGGGCGTCCTGTGGCGCCGGGGCGAGTACATCCCGATGACGCTGGACCCGGAGCTGGCGCGGGCCGGGGCCGTGGGGGTGACGGTGCTGGTGCCGGGGTAG
- a CDS encoding L,D-transpeptidase yields MLTRRRFALTAAAALSATAARAQVTVPRYDVPAEMLPRRVRLDTALPPGEVHVFPDSFRLYWTQADGTAIRYFVGVGKPGLYEAGRFYVGAKKTLPSWMPTPGMIEREPELYGPYEGVGLPGALDNPLGAAALYLFAPGRGDTFLRIHGTHEPHTIGTAVSNGCARLVNDQMMDLYARVPMDTPVTLHPRRG; encoded by the coding sequence ATGCTCACCCGACGCCGCTTCGCCCTGACGGCCGCCGCCGCTCTGTCCGCCACCGCCGCCCGCGCGCAGGTCACCGTGCCGCGCTACGACGTGCCGGCCGAGATGCTGCCCCGGCGCGTGCGCCTCGACACGGCCCTGCCGCCGGGCGAGGTCCACGTCTTTCCCGACAGCTTCCGCCTCTACTGGACGCAGGCGGACGGCACCGCGATCCGCTACTTCGTGGGCGTGGGCAAGCCGGGGCTCTACGAGGCGGGCCGCTTCTACGTGGGCGCCAAGAAGACCCTGCCGTCGTGGATGCCCACCCCCGGCATGATCGAGCGCGAGCCCGAGCTCTACGGCCCCTACGAGGGCGTGGGCCTGCCCGGTGCGCTCGACAACCCGCTCGGGGCGGCGGCGCTCTATCTCTTCGCGCCGGGGCGCGGCGACACCTTCCTGCGCATCCACGGCACCCACGAGCCGCACACCATCGGCACCGCCGTGTCGAACGGCTGCGCGCGGCTGGTGAACGACCAGATGATGGACCTCTACGCCCGGGTGCCGATGGACACGCCCGTCACGCTCCACCCGCGGCGGGGGTAG
- a CDS encoding peptide ABC transporter substrate-binding protein has product MRLTHALLATAAACVPASAFADAHEGERGRDGQVNIIYWQAPSTLNPFLSGGTKDVESASLVLEPLARFDETGTIQPWLVTEIPTVDNGGVAEDLTSITWKLRDDVTWSDGTPFTSADVKFTYEYCTDPEGGCAQITKFESVESVETPDDFTVVVNFKEPTPYPYTAFTGGESPILQKAQFEQCKGAAASTCTEQNFNPIGTGPFVVTEFRTNDVIAFEANENYREEGKPAFASVNFKGGGDADAAGRAVMQTGEFDYAWNLQLAPDVIAQMEAGGMGVPVAGFGPLVERIMLNWTNPDPSLPPEERSVVRPHPFLQDPAVYKAMSMAIDRPLLVEVGYGQAGKVGCNWVPAPEAYASTSIDCSTQDLEGAKAMLEEAGWVDSNGDGVREKDGVELRVLYQTSTNAVRQDFQALIKEWFEEIGIATELRNVNSSVFFGGDAGSPDTFQKFYADLEMYANTFNGTDPQAYLANGLCDKAPTPDTQWQGENISRFCMEEYDALWNELSRTADTAERQRIAKELNDMIVLNGGMIPLVHRGRLSAHANSLGGVKLNVWDSELWNIADWYRQGE; this is encoded by the coding sequence ATGAGACTCACCCACGCCCTTCTGGCGACGGCCGCGGCCTGCGTGCCGGCCTCGGCCTTCGCCGATGCCCACGAAGGCGAGCGCGGCCGCGACGGCCAGGTCAACATCATCTACTGGCAAGCGCCGTCCACGCTGAACCCGTTCCTGTCGGGCGGAACCAAGGACGTGGAGTCTGCCTCGCTCGTGCTCGAGCCCCTGGCGCGCTTCGACGAGACCGGCACCATCCAGCCGTGGCTCGTCACCGAGATCCCGACGGTCGACAACGGCGGCGTGGCCGAGGACCTCACCTCGATCACCTGGAAGCTGCGCGACGACGTCACCTGGTCGGACGGCACGCCCTTCACCTCCGCGGACGTGAAGTTCACCTACGAGTACTGCACCGACCCCGAGGGCGGCTGCGCGCAGATCACCAAGTTCGAGAGCGTCGAGTCGGTCGAGACGCCCGACGACTTCACCGTGGTGGTGAACTTCAAGGAGCCGACGCCCTATCCCTACACCGCCTTCACCGGCGGCGAGAGCCCGATCCTGCAGAAGGCGCAGTTCGAGCAGTGCAAGGGCGCCGCGGCCTCGACCTGCACCGAGCAGAACTTCAACCCGATCGGCACCGGGCCCTTCGTGGTCACCGAGTTCCGCACCAACGACGTGATCGCCTTCGAGGCGAACGAGAACTACCGCGAGGAGGGCAAGCCGGCCTTCGCCTCCGTGAACTTCAAGGGCGGCGGCGACGCCGACGCGGCTGGCCGCGCGGTCATGCAGACCGGCGAGTTCGACTACGCCTGGAACCTGCAGCTGGCGCCCGACGTGATCGCGCAGATGGAGGCGGGCGGCATGGGCGTGCCCGTGGCCGGCTTCGGCCCGCTGGTCGAGCGCATCATGCTCAACTGGACCAACCCCGACCCGTCGCTGCCCCCCGAGGAGCGCTCGGTCGTCCGTCCGCACCCGTTCCTGCAGGACCCGGCCGTCTACAAGGCGATGTCGATGGCGATCGACCGCCCGCTCCTGGTCGAGGTCGGCTACGGCCAGGCCGGCAAGGTCGGCTGCAACTGGGTGCCCGCCCCCGAGGCCTACGCCTCGACCTCGATCGACTGCTCCACGCAGGACCTCGAGGGCGCCAAGGCCATGCTCGAGGAGGCCGGCTGGGTCGACTCCAACGGCGACGGCGTGCGCGAGAAGGACGGCGTGGAGCTGCGCGTCCTCTACCAGACCTCGACCAACGCCGTGCGCCAGGACTTCCAGGCGCTCATCAAGGAGTGGTTCGAGGAGATCGGCATCGCGACCGAGCTTCGCAACGTGAACTCCTCGGTGTTCTTCGGCGGCGACGCCGGCAGCCCGGACACGTTCCAGAAGTTCTACGCCGACCTGGAGATGTACGCGAACACCTTCAACGGCACCGACCCGCAGGCGTATCTCGCCAACGGCCTGTGCGACAAGGCGCCGACGCCGGACACCCAGTGGCAGGGCGAGAACATCTCGCGCTTCTGCATGGAGGAGTACGACGCCCTGTGGAACGAGCTGTCGCGCACCGCCGACACCGCGGAGCGCCAGCGCATCGCCAAGGAGCTCAATGACATGATCGTGCTCAACGGCGGCATGATCCCCCTCGTGCACCGCGGCCGCCTCTCGGCCCACGCCAACTCGCTCGGCGGCGTGAAGCTGAACGTGTGGGACTCGGAGCTGTGGAACATCGCCGACTGGTACCGCCAGGGCGAGTGA
- a CDS encoding ABC transporter permease: MSVPVDPGARSQWRDVWDQFRTHKGALIGAGVFLAICAVVVFGPFLWPLDPTGTDIRGRNQGSSLAHPMGTDQLGRDIFARMMMGGRISLAVGLTAMALSMLVGTFLGVLAGYFKALDGALMRLTDLFLALPILPLLLVMVVLFREPLAGAFGIEAGIFILMVSAIGITSWMQTARIVRGDVLALKEREFVLAARSIGTPARRVISRHMLPNVLSPIMVSATLGIATAIITESTLSFLGLGFPPDFPTWGRLLNDGVAYLQLYPMRAVWPGLAISLVVLSINYVGDGLRDALDPRIRGR; the protein is encoded by the coding sequence ATGTCCGTGCCCGTCGACCCCGGCGCCCGCTCCCAGTGGCGCGACGTGTGGGACCAGTTCCGCACCCACAAGGGAGCGCTGATCGGGGCGGGGGTGTTCCTCGCCATCTGCGCCGTGGTGGTGTTCGGCCCGTTCCTCTGGCCGCTCGACCCCACCGGCACGGACATCCGCGGCCGCAACCAGGGCAGCTCGCTCGCGCACCCCATGGGCACCGACCAGCTCGGCCGCGACATCTTCGCGCGCATGATGATGGGCGGGCGCATCAGCCTCGCCGTGGGCCTCACGGCCATGGCCCTGTCGATGCTGGTGGGCACGTTCCTCGGCGTGCTCGCCGGCTACTTCAAGGCCCTCGACGGCGCGCTCATGCGCCTCACGGACCTGTTCCTCGCCCTGCCGATCCTGCCGCTCCTCCTCGTCATGGTCGTCCTGTTCCGCGAGCCCCTCGCCGGCGCCTTCGGCATCGAGGCGGGCATCTTCATCCTCATGGTTTCCGCCATCGGCATCACCTCCTGGATGCAGACCGCGCGCATCGTGCGCGGCGACGTGCTTGCACTCAAGGAGCGCGAGTTCGTGCTCGCCGCCCGCTCCATCGGCACGCCCGCGCGCCGCGTGATCTCGCGCCACATGCTGCCCAACGTGCTCTCGCCAATTATGGTCTCGGCGACCCTGGGCATCGCGACGGCCATCATCACCGAGTCGACCCTGAGCTTCCTCGGCCTTGGCTTCCCGCCCGACTTCCCCACCTGGGGCCGCCTCCTGAACGACGGCGTGGCCTACCTGCAGCTCTACCCCATGCGCGCGGTCTGGCCGGGCCTCGCCATCAGCCTCGTGGTGCTGTCGATCAACTACGTGGGCGACGGCCTGCGCGACGCGCTGGACCCCCGCATCCGCGGGCGCTAG
- a CDS encoding BrnA antitoxin family protein, with protein sequence MATTKRERNHLNEMLEILWRFEWDMHSKITREERFPKEWTEIWRRRSARKRRVTIRVDEDVLRFFRSMGDGYGPRMNGVLRSFMLCRLGGLIENEDLLERYREDWMDKPRPRDGKEIEEMYGKIRRTYKAGSGEVPEEWKFE encoded by the coding sequence ATGGCGACGACGAAGCGCGAGCGGAACCACCTGAACGAGATGCTGGAGATCCTGTGGAGGTTCGAGTGGGACATGCACTCGAAGATCACCCGCGAGGAGCGGTTCCCCAAGGAGTGGACCGAGATCTGGCGCCGGCGCTCGGCGCGCAAGCGGCGGGTGACGATCCGCGTGGACGAGGACGTCCTGCGCTTCTTCCGCTCCATGGGCGACGGGTACGGGCCGCGCATGAACGGGGTGCTGCGCAGCTTCATGCTCTGCCGGCTCGGGGGTCTGATCGAGAACGAGGACCTGCTGGAGCGCTACCGCGAGGACTGGATGGACAAGCCCCGCCCGCGCGACGGCAAGGAGATCGAGGAGATGTACGGGAAGATACGGCGCACGTACAAGGCGGGGAGCGGGGAGGTGCCGGAGGAGTGGAAGTTCGAGTGA
- a CDS encoding ATP-binding protein produces MRWYKKGNSASCEGSKPSVAVPENSESQSTMTFNFTIPTLGEALAVRFDPGETVIFVGANGGGKTRLTVHIENKLEDAAHRVSAHRALSMNPEVQKISERQALSGLRFGYTGNASNNATVQYRHGHRWGSKDATHLLNDFDFLIQALFADQSNTSLKAYHRHKPGADQSEDSFEITKFDKLLEIWNRLLPHRQLHISGDNITVSAGGVGEAYPASDMSDGERAIFYMIGQALVAAEGTVLIVDEPELHVHRSIMAKLWDEIEATRRDCGFIYITHDLDFAAARSAKKYVIRDFTPQPHWVIEEIPENTGFPEELVTLILGSRRPILFVEGTHDSLDYAIYRACYPEWTVVPKSSCSEVIHSVVSMRANASLTRVTCSGIVDGDDYSDEDVAYFEDLGIKVIPVSEIENLIALPVVCSAIAKSDGFTGTDLQKKLDDVSSGIFGLLDSDEKIDKVVARHCQRRIDRMLKKLDFSGSTSSEELIHDYNTRTANLDVSEVVEARTREIKAAIEQKDLTALLRYYDNKKGITATLASVLKGTRRENFESWVIRVLAANSSSGIANAVKSVLPAIEPR; encoded by the coding sequence GTGCGCTGGTATAAAAAAGGCAACAGCGCCAGTTGTGAAGGCTCCAAGCCCTCGGTAGCAGTACCAGAAAATAGCGAATCGCAGAGCACTATGACCTTCAATTTTACTATTCCCACCCTGGGTGAAGCTCTCGCAGTAAGGTTCGACCCAGGCGAGACTGTCATATTCGTCGGCGCGAACGGTGGCGGAAAAACGCGTCTCACAGTTCATATCGAAAATAAACTGGAAGATGCGGCACACCGCGTGTCCGCACATCGTGCACTCTCGATGAACCCTGAGGTTCAAAAAATCAGCGAAAGGCAAGCGCTCTCCGGGTTGCGATTTGGATACACCGGCAACGCGTCAAACAATGCTACCGTGCAATATAGGCACGGCCACAGGTGGGGCAGTAAAGATGCGACCCATCTGCTGAATGATTTCGATTTTCTCATCCAAGCGCTTTTTGCCGATCAGTCTAACACCTCTTTGAAAGCCTATCATCGGCATAAGCCGGGCGCAGATCAAAGCGAAGACAGCTTCGAAATTACCAAGTTCGACAAGCTTCTCGAAATCTGGAACCGCCTTCTTCCTCATCGTCAACTTCACATCTCCGGGGATAACATCACAGTTTCAGCCGGCGGCGTTGGTGAAGCCTACCCCGCCTCCGATATGAGTGATGGGGAGAGAGCAATCTTCTACATGATAGGTCAAGCACTGGTTGCAGCGGAAGGAACAGTCTTGATCGTCGATGAACCAGAGCTTCACGTTCATCGTTCGATAATGGCGAAGCTATGGGACGAAATAGAGGCCACTCGGAGGGATTGTGGATTTATATATATTACTCACGACCTTGATTTCGCAGCTGCACGATCAGCAAAAAAGTATGTCATTCGAGATTTTACACCTCAGCCCCACTGGGTGATTGAAGAGATTCCGGAGAACACCGGATTTCCAGAGGAGCTGGTCACACTCATTCTGGGCAGCAGGCGCCCCATCCTTTTTGTCGAGGGCACGCATGATAGCCTTGACTACGCAATATACCGCGCATGCTATCCAGAATGGACAGTTGTTCCAAAGTCTTCTTGCTCCGAAGTCATCCATTCAGTGGTTTCAATGCGTGCGAATGCAAGTCTGACCCGGGTAACATGTTCTGGTATCGTGGATGGCGATGACTACAGCGATGAGGATGTAGCTTATTTCGAAGATTTGGGAATTAAGGTCATTCCTGTATCGGAGATCGAGAACCTTATAGCTCTTCCAGTGGTTTGCTCCGCGATTGCCAAATCTGACGGCTTCACTGGGACTGACTTGCAAAAGAAGCTCGATGATGTTTCCAGCGGAATATTCGGCTTACTCGATAGCGATGAAAAGATTGACAAGGTGGTCGCCCGTCATTGTCAAAGGCGTATTGATCGCATGCTGAAGAAGCTCGATTTCTCAGGCTCCACATCAAGTGAAGAGCTAATTCATGATTACAATACTCGCACCGCAAATTTGGATGTTTCTGAGGTCGTAGAAGCTCGAACACGAGAAATAAAGGCCGCTATAGAGCAGAAAGATTTGACGGCACTTCTGCGCTATTACGACAACAAAAAAGGAATCACCGCAACTTTGGCGTCAGTTTTAAAAGGGACCAGGAGGGAAAACTTTGAATCGTGGGTTATCAGGGTTCTTGCGGCAAATAGCTCAAGCGGCATAGCAAACGCTGTGAAGAGTGTTCTTCCAGCGATCGAGCCTCGGTAG